Proteins encoded by one window of Methanomicrobiales archaeon:
- a CDS encoding DUF2124 domain-containing protein has protein sequence MKKHEVFESVPGILRPFKAFIEGLGLKEGDQIVYYGVPGTCTPFVELLGFAIRALPVEQVFVPLTKEDRAFRLELVPDVGMQVCRNSVTLGPRVIVLMGGLSMPNSGVSADQVADTIAKYGASLVGVCFMKMFEKAGWLKTFDFDLLIDATISPVDVWREEHPIAGGRY, from the coding sequence ATGAAGAAGCACGAGGTGTTTGAGAGCGTACCGGGAATCCTCCGCCCGTTCAAGGCGTTCATCGAGGGGCTCGGGCTCAAAGAGGGGGATCAGATCGTCTACTACGGGGTGCCGGGTACGTGCACCCCGTTCGTGGAGCTCCTGGGGTTCGCCATCCGCGCACTCCCCGTCGAGCAGGTCTTCGTGCCGCTGACGAAGGAGGATAGGGCGTTCCGGCTGGAGCTGGTCCCCGACGTGGGAATGCAGGTCTGCCGGAACTCCGTGACCCTGGGACCCAGGGTGATCGTGCTGATGGGCGGGCTCTCCATGCCCAACTCCGGCGTCTCCGCGGACCAGGTGGCGGACACGATCGCCAAGTACGGGGCCTCGCTCGTCGGGGTCTGCTTCATGAAGATGTTCGAAAAGGCGGGCTGGCTGAAGACGTTCGACTTCGACCTGCTCATCGACGCCACCATCTCCCCCGTGGACGTGTGGAGGGAGGAACACCCGATCGCGGGCGGAAGGTACTGA
- a CDS encoding elongation factor EF-2, with protein sequence MARGKKMVDRVTQLMGQPERIRNIGIVAHIDHGKTTLSDNLLAGAGMISEELAGRQLFMDSDEEEQARGITIDASNVSMVHEYGGQEYLINMIDTPGHVDFGGDVTRAMRAVDGAVVVVDAVEGTMPQTETVLRQALKEQVRPVLFINKVDRLINELKVDEQEMQIRLGRVIDKVNKLIKGINEERYNQGWKLDAANGSVAFGSALYKWAVSVPFMKKSGVSFKDVYQKCRANDMKWLAKQSPLYAVILDMVVKHLPNPIEAQKRRIHVIWHGDKETPEGRAMLACDPNGPVALMVTDISFDPHAGEVATGRLFSGRLKRGMELYVMGTAGKANRIQQVGIFMGPERVEVEELPAGNIAAVIGLRDAIVGSTVTSLMEMTPFESLKHYSEPVMTVAVEAKNMKDLPKLVEVLRQVGKEDPTVKVSINEETGEHLISGMGELHLEIITGRIKRDKGVEIVTSEPIVVYRETVTEKAGPVEGKSPNRHNRFYLEISPLEDAIVDLIKSGAVSMTMPELERRNALIQAGMDKEEAKGVKDIQGTNIFIDMTKGIQYLNETMELVLEGFHEAIAGGPLADEPVQNLKVRLVDVKLHEDAIHRGPAQVIPAVRAAIKAGMLMANDSLMEPVQKIQINVPADQMGNATSQIQGRRGQIFDIVSEGDSIAVIGKAPVAELFGFAGDIRSATEGRAMWSTEFGGFELVPSSLVKDVVMSIRKRKGLKAEMPRPDDYLA encoded by the coding sequence ATGGCACGAGGAAAGAAGATGGTAGATCGGGTAACCCAGCTCATGGGTCAGCCCGAACGGATCAGGAACATCGGGATCGTAGCGCATATCGATCACGGCAAGACCACGCTCTCGGATAACCTCCTCGCCGGTGCGGGGATGATCAGCGAGGAGCTCGCCGGACGGCAGCTCTTCATGGACTCGGACGAGGAGGAGCAGGCGCGCGGGATCACCATCGACGCGAGCAACGTCTCGATGGTGCACGAGTACGGGGGTCAGGAGTACCTGATCAACATGATCGATACCCCCGGCCACGTGGACTTCGGGGGCGACGTGACACGCGCGATGCGGGCGGTCGACGGCGCCGTCGTCGTGGTCGATGCCGTCGAGGGCACGATGCCCCAGACCGAGACTGTGCTGCGCCAGGCCCTGAAGGAGCAGGTGCGGCCGGTGCTCTTCATCAACAAGGTCGACCGCCTGATCAACGAACTCAAGGTGGACGAGCAGGAGATGCAGATCCGCCTGGGTCGCGTAATCGACAAGGTCAACAAGCTGATCAAGGGGATCAACGAGGAGCGCTACAACCAGGGCTGGAAGCTGGACGCCGCGAACGGCTCCGTCGCCTTCGGCTCCGCACTCTACAAGTGGGCGGTCTCGGTCCCCTTCATGAAGAAGAGCGGCGTCTCCTTCAAAGACGTCTACCAGAAGTGCCGCGCGAACGACATGAAATGGCTCGCCAAGCAGAGCCCGCTCTACGCAGTCATCCTGGACATGGTCGTCAAACACCTCCCGAACCCCATCGAGGCGCAGAAACGGCGTATCCACGTGATCTGGCACGGCGACAAGGAGACACCGGAGGGCAGGGCGATGCTCGCCTGCGACCCCAACGGGCCCGTCGCCCTGATGGTGACGGACATCAGCTTCGACCCCCACGCCGGCGAGGTCGCCACGGGCAGGCTCTTCTCCGGCAGGCTGAAGCGCGGCATGGAGCTCTACGTGATGGGGACCGCCGGCAAGGCGAACCGTATCCAGCAGGTGGGCATCTTCATGGGTCCGGAGCGGGTCGAGGTGGAGGAGCTCCCCGCCGGCAACATCGCGGCCGTTATCGGGCTGCGGGACGCGATCGTGGGCTCGACGGTCACCAGCCTGATGGAGATGACGCCGTTTGAGTCGCTCAAGCACTACAGCGAACCGGTCATGACGGTCGCCGTCGAGGCGAAGAACATGAAGGATCTCCCCAAGCTCGTGGAGGTGCTCCGCCAGGTCGGCAAAGAGGATCCCACCGTGAAGGTCTCGATCAACGAGGAGACCGGCGAGCACCTGATCAGCGGCATGGGCGAGCTCCACCTGGAGATCATCACCGGGCGGATCAAGCGCGACAAGGGCGTGGAGATCGTCACCTCCGAGCCGATCGTCGTCTACCGCGAGACGGTGACGGAGAAGGCCGGCCCGGTGGAGGGGAAGTCCCCGAACCGCCACAACCGCTTCTACCTGGAGATCAGCCCGCTCGAGGACGCCATCGTGGACCTGATCAAGAGCGGCGCCGTGTCCATGACCATGCCGGAGCTGGAGCGGAGGAATGCCCTGATCCAGGCCGGCATGGACAAGGAGGAGGCCAAGGGCGTCAAGGACATCCAGGGCACGAACATCTTCATCGACATGACGAAGGGTATCCAGTACCTGAACGAGACGATGGAGCTGGTACTGGAGGGGTTCCACGAGGCGATTGCGGGCGGGCCGCTCGCCGACGAACCGGTCCAGAACCTCAAGGTGCGCCTCGTCGACGTCAAGCTGCACGAGGACGCGATCCACCGCGGCCCCGCCCAGGTGATCCCGGCGGTGCGTGCCGCGATCAAGGCGGGGATGCTGATGGCAAACGACTCCCTGATGGAGCCGGTGCAGAAGATCCAGATCAACGTGCCCGCCGACCAGATGGGCAACGCGACGTCCCAGATCCAGGGGCGCCGCGGCCAGATCTTCGATATCGTCAGCGAAGGGGACTCCATCGCGGTCATCGGCAAGGCGCCGGTTGCCGAACTCTTCGGCTTTGCGGGCGACATCCGCTCGGCGACCGAGGGGAGAGCGATGTGGAGCACGGAGTTCGGCGGATTCGAGCTGGTCCCCTCCAGCCTGGTGAAGGATGTCGTGATGAGCATCCGCAAGCGCAAGGGTTTGAAGGCGGAGATGCCCCGCCCGGACGATTATCTCGCCTGA
- a CDS encoding 30S ribosomal protein S7, translated as MAEAIEAVGERREGEQQGPPRLLFNRWDMSEVEIKDPGLKRYINLQSMIVPHSGGKLTRQQFAKAEMLIVERLINRLMQSEMNTGAKERALRITKDAFEIIHQRTKKNPVQVLVDAIANAGPREETVRLKYGGINVPKSVDTAPTRRVNTALRFISDAVYSGSRNSKKDVAEVLADELIAAARGDSRAYSVAKKEERERIAKASR; from the coding sequence ATGGCAGAGGCAATCGAAGCAGTCGGAGAGAGGAGAGAGGGTGAGCAGCAGGGTCCGCCCCGGCTGCTCTTCAACCGCTGGGACATGAGCGAGGTCGAGATCAAGGACCCGGGCCTCAAGCGCTACATCAACCTGCAGTCCATGATCGTCCCCCACTCCGGGGGCAAGCTGACCCGTCAGCAGTTCGCAAAAGCCGAGATGCTCATCGTCGAGCGTCTCATCAACCGCCTGATGCAGAGCGAGATGAACACCGGCGCCAAGGAGCGGGCGCTCCGCATCACGAAAGACGCGTTCGAGATCATCCACCAGAGGACCAAGAAGAACCCGGTGCAGGTGCTCGTGGACGCGATCGCCAACGCCGGACCCCGCGAGGAGACGGTGCGCCTGAAGTACGGGGGGATCAACGTCCCCAAGTCCGTGGACACCGCGCCGACCCGCCGGGTCAACACGGCGCTCCGGTTCATATCCGATGCGGTCTACAGCGGGTCCCGGAACAGCAAGAAGGATGTCGCAGAGGTCCTCGCAGACGAATTGATTGCAGCGGCGCGCGGCGACTCGAGGGCGTACTCGGTCGCCAAGAAGGAAGAGCGGGAGCGCATCGCCAAGGCCTCCCGATAA
- a CDS encoding 30S ribosomal protein S12 — translation MGQGKFAARKLKRDSKKFRWSNKNFARRMLHLDEKADPLEGAPQARGIVLEKIGIEAKQPNSAIRKAVRVQLIKNGRQVTAFAVGDGAINFIDEHDEVEIAGIGGRLGRSMGDIPGVRYVVTSVNNVSLRELVIGRKEKPRR, via the coding sequence ATGGGACAGGGTAAATTCGCAGCGAGGAAACTCAAGAGGGACTCCAAGAAGTTCCGCTGGAGCAACAAGAACTTCGCACGGCGCATGCTCCATCTCGACGAGAAGGCCGATCCCCTGGAGGGCGCTCCGCAGGCGCGGGGGATCGTGCTCGAGAAGATCGGCATCGAGGCCAAGCAGCCGAACTCCGCCATCCGCAAGGCGGTGCGCGTCCAGCTGATCAAGAACGGGCGCCAGGTGACGGCATTTGCGGTCGGTGACGGCGCCATCAACTTCATCGACGAGCACGACGAGGTCGAGATCGCCGGAATCGGCGGGCGGCTGGGACGCTCCATGGGCGACATTCCCGGCGTCCGCTACGTCGTCACGAGCGTGAACAACGTCAGCCTCCGCGAGCTGGTGATCGGGAGGAAGGAGAAGCCGCGCAGGTGA
- a CDS encoding 6-carboxytetrahydropterin synthase: MKTRIYKEVSFDATHRLLHYEGKCYNLHGHRWRVEVWIEGDVDEETMILVDYNTIKGIIERFDHQVILNEEDPMVPCIRAFQEVVTTPGDPTSELLAGVMVDLLNRECRLNGSTAQVVRIRVWESPTCYAEISYADQ; encoded by the coding sequence GTGAAGACCCGGATCTACAAGGAAGTATCCTTCGACGCGACCCACCGCCTCCTCCACTACGAGGGGAAGTGCTACAACCTGCACGGGCACCGCTGGAGGGTCGAGGTCTGGATCGAGGGGGATGTCGACGAGGAGACCATGATCCTGGTCGACTATAATACGATCAAGGGGATCATCGAACGGTTCGACCACCAGGTGATCCTGAACGAGGAGGACCCGATGGTCCCCTGCATCCGGGCGTTCCAGGAGGTGGTGACCACCCCGGGGGACCCGACGAGCGAGCTCCTGGCGGGTGTCATGGTCGACCTTCTCAACCGCGAGTGCCGGTTGAACGGGAGCACCGCACAGGTGGTGCGGATCCGCGTGTGGGAGTCCCCCACCTGCTACGCCGAGATCTCCTATGCAGATCAGTGA
- a CDS encoding radical SAM protein encodes MQISEIFRSIQGEGREQGRITTFIRSAGCNLRCRWCDTRYAWDGGTEMDIPGILERVEALGCRRICVTGGEPLLQDDLPLLVETLFKGGYAVGIETNGTLDFAHLQPYAAICMDVKCPSSGEESDLSLLARITARDSVKFVVGGRADLAYAEGVIARYPIAGEVFVSPVFGSDYAEIAAYILEHDLPVRLQLQLHRIIGVR; translated from the coding sequence ATGCAGATCAGTGAGATATTCCGGAGCATCCAGGGCGAGGGGAGGGAGCAGGGCAGAATAACCACATTTATCCGCTCCGCCGGCTGCAACCTCCGCTGCCGCTGGTGCGACACCCGCTACGCCTGGGACGGCGGCACCGAGATGGATATACCCGGGATCCTGGAGCGGGTCGAGGCGCTGGGGTGCCGGCGGATATGCGTAACCGGCGGGGAGCCCCTGCTCCAGGACGATCTGCCGCTGCTGGTGGAAACGCTCTTTAAAGGGGGCTACGCTGTCGGGATCGAGACGAACGGCACGCTGGATTTTGCGCACCTGCAGCCGTACGCCGCGATCTGCATGGACGTGAAGTGCCCGTCCTCCGGCGAGGAGAGCGATCTCTCCCTGCTCGCGCGGATCACGGCGCGGGACAGCGTGAAGTTCGTCGTCGGCGGACGGGCGGATCTGGCGTACGCGGAGGGTGTCATCGCCCGGTACCCCATCGCGGGGGAGGTGTTCGTCTCCCCGGTCTTCGGGTCCGACTATGCGGAGATCGCGGCGTACATCCTGGAGCACGACCTGCCGGTGCGGCTCCAGCTCCAGCTGCACCGCATCATCGGGGTGCGGTAA